The DNA sequence TATAGATTCTAGAAAACAATTCAGCGCCTAATTACCTCATGACTATATATTTACATACGGCTAAATTATGTGCGCCAGTAAATACCGCATGCATGCACCACACTCGGGTAATTACTACACAACCTGGATAATAATGTGATTGGCTTGTGCACACGCACCAACGGTTCGGTGTTAGGACCTGGCTACAGAATAACATACATATTCTGTATCTAGCTACAaagtattctctctctctctctctctctctctctctctctatatatatatatatatatatatatatatatatatatatatatatatatatatatatatatatagtctggTTTTAAGTATGTACTTATACTGTCTTAATGTAGCGTATTCGTGTGTACTTCATTCGGAAATGTACTGCGTTCCaaaatatatatacaagtaCTGCATTCTAAGAAGTATGTACATATACTTCATTCCAAAATGTCTATACAGATACTCATACACGAGCAAGCTCAATTCAGATAGGAAATCACGGTAAGCTAGAATCTTGGCGACCGTATAATGTATATATTATTTAATTGATTAAGTTTGTTAAATGTATGCTGCATGGCTACTTGAATTCTTACAGTATCCACTACCCGTTATGGCTAGTGGTGTTAACACAGCTAAAGAAAAAATATGGACAAGAAAATTCGACATGACCGCACACAAAATCGATTGCTCTAGctttttttaaatatataataaagaCACCTTTTCTATTTTGAAGGATGCTTATAGCTGGAGGCGGAGCATTGGAGGGCCAAGGTAGTGCAATCCAGATTCTCTGACTTTCACAGGTCACGCCGTTCATTTGCGATCCAACGATGACTGCGCATCTCAGCTTTCCCACTCCTAGCCTCCTCAGCCCAAACATAGAAAGcagtctaaggccttgtttagatccaattttttttggattttgacactgtagcacttttgtttttatttgacaaacattgtccagttatggagtaactaagcttaaaagattcgtatcgtgatttacaggtaaactgtgcaattagttatctttttatctatatttaatgttccatgcaagtgccgcaagattcgatgtgatggggaatcttgtaaagttttaggtttttgggtgtatctaaacaaggcctaagtaagaCCCATGTTGTGGCTGAGGTAACCTATTTTGCCGCTCAGTGACTGTTTTAGACGCCAAAAATCACCGAGCGAAGGTTTTTGCCGCGTCTGCATTGCCGCCGCCTCCACCAGAGGTCGCGCTCGCCTTTGCCCTTGCGTCTGCTCCGCTCGTCACGCTAGCCGGAATCATCATGTTGTGGAGCGACATCCTCGTGAAGCTACCATGTGAGGGTGCCGCGATTGGCGAAGTGGTGATTGACGCGCTTGCTGTGATGTTGCGAACTGGTTGATGATCGGCTTCTCTTTTTGGTCTTCCTTCCTGTGATACTAATGGCAGAACCCAACAAATAAGTAATGCTTGCATTCGATTTTTCCCTCTTTGTTTGCTTCAAGACGTGTAGCAATGAGCCAATGACCATGTAGCAATCAGCCACGAAATGGGCCTTAATTGGGCTGCTTTTCATGTTTGGGCTGGAGTAGGAAAGCTGAGATATGAAGCCACCGTTGGATCgtattgagatgtgtgtttgcacacttctcaatgcGAATTCAGTGGTAGAGAGAGTGGGAGCACATGCTCTTGAGGGCAAAAATAAGTTTACCGAAAGTCACCTATGACTTTTTCTGGAGGAAGTTATTAGAGAATCTAGATTGAAGGTAGTGGCCGGCAGGATAGGTTGGGTCGTGGGCCTGGGCAGCTGATTCGATTCGACTCTTCCACTAAAATTTATCGATGCTGCAGCTTTCTTTAATTAGTGCGGTCCAGCAAGGCGAAGCATTGCATTCTGTACAAAGTGTGAATCGTCAGACTTCATGCTCGCTCAGCTTCCCATTGTTTGGCGCACGCTGGCCATTCCGGGCATCGTCACTGTCGCCCATGGTCTCCTCGATGGGCTCTAAACCTCGGTGAGTGAAGCGTGTTCAATTGGAAAGTTTAATTAAAGAGACTATAATATGAATTACAGGTTTTTCATTGAGTCTGGAGTTAAAGCACTGATTTCATTTGTTTATGCGGCTCTTCCCAGATGCGTCTCGCTCAACCCCATTCGAGCAAACTCCTGCACCACTCTTCAATCCCCACTGCTCATCTCAGCTATAGGCTCCATGAAACCGTGGTGAGTTGCACATCTTCCATTTTGATTTAATTTGTTGCTTTTTCTTCTGCTGCTGCTTCTCTTTTCGTGGTGGATTAATGCTGCTTCTGCATTCTAATCTGCACGAAAGCTCTTTTCTGATCTCTAGATCTTCATTCAAATTAAATGTGCTTTCAGGGATATCAGTAGTCAGTAGTGACCTTGGGGGCCATGGAGTTTGCGACTGGGGCACTGGGCACCCTGCTTCCCAAGCTAGGACAGCTGCTCCAAGATGAGTACAACCTTCAGAAGGGAGTGAAGAAAGACATCCAGTTCGTCAGGAAAGAGCTGGAGAGTATGCATGCCGCCCTCCGCGATGTCGGAGAGGTGCCACAGGAGCAGCTCAAAGAAGTAATTAGGATCTGGGCTCGGGATGTTCGGGagctctcctacgacatggaggacaTAGTTGACACCTTCCTGGTGCGTGTCCAGGGCTCCGAGCCTCCCAGCAAAAGGAGTGTGAAAAGGTTCGTCAAGAAGATGACAAGTATTGTGAGCAACGCCAAGACTCGCCATGACATTGGCCAAGAGATCAAGGACATCAAGGAGCGTGTCAAAGACGTGGCCGAGCGACGTGACAGGTTAGTGCCGGGACATCATAGACTTTTGCGTTTGAATTTCAGCAAAATTTTCTCTTATTTGCCTCTTTGTTCTGGTTTTTTAATCTCTCTACACAGGTACAAGGTTGATGCTATTACTCCTACCAAAACCTCAGTCGACCCTCGCATAACAGCTCTGTACACTAAAGCGGCTAGCCTTGTGGGCATTGATAAGCCAAGGGAAGAGCTGATCTCGATGTTGACAAAGGAAGATGGTGGCGAGTCGTCTGTTGAAGAAAGGATAGTCTCTATTGTTGGCTTCGGAGGACTAGGCAAGACAACGCTTGCTAGAGCAGTTTATGACAAGATTAAACAGCAATACAATTGCACGGCTTTTGTGTCGGTGTCTCGTGATCCtgatattataaaaattttgaaGGACTTGCTTTATGAGCTTGATAGAAATGAGTACATGGGCATTCACAACACAGCATTGGGTCAACATCATCTTACTGACCTTGTCCAAGAATTTCTCAAAAATAAGAGGTACGTGCTGTCTTGTGTGCTAGTCCAAATATAATCACCGCATAAATCCATTGGATGGAAACCTCTGAAGATTATTACACACATACGTGGTACTGTCAACAGTAAGATTGTAGGTTCATGTTTAGTTACAGTCGTCAATGAGAAATTGTGGCGGTGGCTTTACATGTGTATCTTCTTTCCATTCTAAAATTGCCCAATCAGTTTATACTTTCAAACCAAATGAATACACAACTGTGGGCAAACGAGCATTCTTGCCACCATTTGTCCTCATTGTACTCTACCTACTAGCAACAATGTTTTTTTTATGATAGAAGGTTTTGCTAAATTTAAAATCACTGTATCAGGTCAACGAAAGATCTCAAAAACTCCATCAATCTTTCTATAACATGATTATTGCACATATATATGGTGTCTGTCAACAGAAAAATGTTGGATTTATGACATACAGTTATATATATCAATGCCTAATTGTGTTGTGTGTGCATCTATGACGTTGTTCCATGGTGGAAATAAACAATTGCTTTTGTATTTTTATGTTACATTTTTATACCAAAAGATTACACAACATATTCCACTAAAGAATGCCAACATACAGGTAAAACTGCTTCCATATATCATAGTTCATACCTACCTAATCTGAGTGCAAACTTGATAACTTTAACTATTTAGGAGAGATTAAAAAACACATAAAAATAGTAAGAATGGACTTGTTCCTACTTATTACCTTGCAAGTTATTACCAACATATGCTTATAACGTAAATCATCTCTATCTATATTCTTATCATGACTCTATTGCTGCATACATACAGGTACCTCATTGTTATTGATGATATATGGGATACAAAACCATGGGAGATGATACGGTGCGCGCTACCTGAGAATGGCAAGAAAAGCGGAGTACTCACAACTACCCGCATAACTGATGTTGCTGAGCATGTTGGTGGTTGCTATAGGATGAAACTTCTTACTCAAGAGAGCTCTAAAATCTTATTCTATGGACGAATATTTGGGTCTATAGACAAGTGTCCTCCACAATTTTCTGATGTATCTGAAAATCTTTTGAAGAAATGTGGAGGTGTCCCATTAGCCATCGTAACCACATCTAGCTTGCTGGCTAATAAGTCAAGAAATGTAAATGAGTGGCAGGATGTGTGTGACTCAATTGGTTCTGGACTAAGAAACAATCCTGGTATGGATAGTATGAGGAAGATATTGCTGCTTAGCTATTATGATCTGACTCCACAATTGAAGACATGCTTACTATATCTAAGTATATTTCCTGAAGATTATCAGATCAATAAGCAGCGGTTGATAGAGAGATGGATAGCCGAAGGATTCGTCCAACAAGGAGATGGGAGGCAAAGCTTNNNNNNNNNNNNNNNNNNNNNNNNNNNNNNNNNNNNNNNNNNNNNNNNNNNNNNNNNNNNNNNNNNNNNNNNNNNNNNNNNNNNNNNNNNNNNNNNNNNNCTGTAAACAGTAAAATTATAGGTTTATCATTCGTTGTGTATCTTCTTTCCATTGTAAAATTGACCAATCCATTTTTTACTTTGAAGAAAATTATTACACAACTGTTTTTTCTGTTAAGAAAATTATTACTTTAAAGCTTTTGTAAGGTCTTGTGGTTAGCATTTGGAGGTCTTTAGTTCCAACCTTGAGCTCTGAGTCAATGAGCTGGAGGCTGGAGCACATTAGTTTTACACAATCGAAGGCATTGACCGCTAAAAAATGGttggtttttctttttcttttttagataACAAATTGATACAGCCGAATGCTTTGGCTATGGGAaagttatatatttttttgaaaaaaagttGATACGGCCGAAGGCTTGGTTCACCTTCGGTATGTTACACACAAATAGCAAGAGCGTGCATGTTTGACATGTATGTGAGCAGAGGATGACACTAATGAATGCACGTTAGTTTTTTCGTATTGAACTTAGTTATTGAGATAGTGGTGAAAAGGATTCGACAACTCCCGAAGGCTCCAAGTTGTAACGTAGGAGCGACAACTCTGAATGTCCACCGACACTCGGCTAGAGAACGTATACTGATGAAGACCTAGCCGAAGAAGGTCTGTCAACGAAGACATGGCTAGAGAGGTCTTTAATGATGCTCCAACTTCTGGCTGTTCTGAAAAATTTGGTGCCGAGCATGGTGGGCACCAATATTGGGAAAGCAGTTCCCGAACATGTTTAGAAGACTAGAAAGAGGTTGCTAGGGTTTTCAACCAGAGTCAGAAGGGAGAGCCCCCTTGCCCTCTTGCTCTAGGCACTATGTATAGGTAAGCTTTAATTTACAAGCGACCCCTTGATGGGGCTTGGTTTTACATGCCACTTcaatcactactacagaataacTTAACCGCGACCTTTTTGAAACCCACTCGGAGGCGAGCACAATTTGCAACCGCCTTAATCAATGCCTCGGATTAACCAAGACGGTCATTTTTTATTAACTGAGGCAGTTAATCCTAAAATCCATTAACTGAGGCAGGCAATATAATATAACTGTCTCGGTTAATGCCTATTAATCAAGGCGGGCATTATAGCGCAACCTCCTCGGTAAATCATTAATCGAGGCAGTTATATTACATTGCCCGCCTCCTAAAATCTAGCCCAGCGAACTACAATTTCTCAGCCACATACCAGAGACGAGACCCGATATGAGCGAGCAGTATATAAACAAAAGTTATGGTTTCTAGCTAACTAATCCCCTCACTCCCACCCTCCCCAGTCGCCTCACTCCCAACCGAGAGCGGTTGCTCTCCTGGCCGCACGCAGGTCACCCCAGCCTCTCCTAGCGGCGGAAGGTGGCTGCCCATCCTGGGAGTACGGAGCAGCAACAACAAgtagtcgatcggcaggacaacATCATAGGGGCACGCGCCTGTTCCCACTCTGGCCGCGGCACACGAGGGCACGGCCCCCTCTTTCAGTGGCATCATGCGGGGCGTGGCCCTCCCCACTCCAGCGGCAGCCGTCACGGGGGGTACGACCCTCCCCACTCCGGCAGTAGCTCATGGGGGCGCGCCCCCTCCTTTGGTGGCATTGCGGGGGGCGTGGCCCTCCCCACTCTGGCGGCGGTGTGGAGCAGGTGGTGCGGACTCTCCTCTGCCGTCATCCCGAGGCCCTCCTTTGGCTCCTCACCAGCCCCacagccccagccgcccgaccCTCTCCCGGTGGCGCGGTGCCTGACCCTCTCTAGCAGCGGTGTCGCACGAGAACCAACGTGAGGCTATGAGGACGGCGGCATCGAGGGCTATGTGTCTGGAGTAGGGCGGGGGACAATGGTGGATTGGGCTTGGCGGGCACATCGAtgggctttttatttttttctaatttATTTATCGAGGGGGGCGAGCAAGCGCCTCCGTTAATGATTGATTAACGGTGACTTTCTATTGGAGGCGTTTATCTTGCCCGCCTCGGAAAATCCTTTTTGCCCACCTTAGAAAAAGAATTCTCTAGTAGTGAATGGCACTAGCTGGGCCTCTTCTAGGGCACTTGGCCCATATGAATATGGCATGTCCCAATATCCCGTTTAACCAAAGTGTCTGACCAGTATTGGTCGCTATGTTTACATGTACTTTTGGTTTTCATTGCCAGGAAACAATCTCTCAATATTACTGCACACATGTGTGGTGTTTGTCAGTACAAAAATATTAGATTTGTGACATAGGGATATACTAGTCGGTGAGTAATTAAGAAAGTGTGCATATATCATGTTGTTCCATTGAAGAAACAACCAATCTCTTTTTGTATTTTGCTATTACAATTTTTATTCCAAATGATTACACAATTGTAGTTATATTCCCGCACTCCGAGTACATAGACCTAATCTCACTAGTACagggaagggctttagccccgggccgtaagcacctttagtcccagctacggaaccggggctaaggtttcgggactaaatgtcccacctttagtcccggttccgtggaccgggactaaagtccacctttagtcccggttggtaacagcaaccgggactaaaaggtgcgccagggtgtgccacctggcctccacttttagtcccggttgttgctaccaaccgggactaaagacttttttcttttttcttttttctttttcttttcatttagttttccatttagggtttacaattatgttattgttattttcgaatgcgtattgtttgctggtagtttatggaatgcgcacctataatttatataatttaaaggattacatataaatatactataaaacactatatatataaataatatgtatctataggtacataataaaatatttacacatatgcttcacggacaaagtatttataacacaatttatctccaccactcaagcatcgtacaaatgatcatcgttatttggtttcatctgctcctgagggttgaagtagcactcgccgccggaatccaggacttggtcgttaagaaatcctacgattgtctcctgaattccttttaggcgcaccgcatccaacacctgctccttcagccacatctcctttaatagacattaaagaaaaaagttagaggtatgaataggatttattaaatagcaacaaataaatgaaatattcttattatatatacatgttacatacttttaggtgctcaagattagttcttttggcatacaccgtcgtaaactcgcacacatagtagccacacaaattgttgtccggtgtctgccgtagaacccactgaagtaagatgggctttgaaagtgctgcattcaactctggtaaattctctatttctaatttttctaaacaagctaaattaaaaaagcacaaaaattctctatttttctaaataatcatgaaatgtggtatgtatactagttataattaactaactaaatcggtcaaaaattacaaattaaagtattatatgtttttattttttttaaactaattaaaataaaaaacatattaccactatttctctaaaaaaacgcgtcgcttttgaaatgacgatgaagctaataacctctttaaaaaccataaaataaaaaacaatatacataacactaggaaatgacatacgccgcttctaaatgttgagaagatgaagctagtgacctcttaacaagtcgatgacggtgtagaaacgatgaaatgaatcaatagccggagatgagagcaagaacaagcaactccaaatgaagaacacagcaaaagagtgaagatcgatgggctcggccacgggaagaagagttcaaatatggggagGGACATTGAGTCCCGGTTCCTTTTAAAAACAGGGTCTAAATTCCAACACTAGTCCCGGCCGGTGGGACGGACCGGGACAAAAGCTTTTACTCCCGGTTGGtggtaccaaccgggactaaaggctaggctttggtcccggttggtgagaccaaccgggactaaaagtcccctctgccgatgtctgacataatagccgttgggcagttggtctcaccaaccgggactaaaataTGTTTTTGTCCCGCACTCTGTTTTggccgagattattgttcattttgggcaagtgaccaaaggcATGTTCTGAGTCCAAACAGGATAACTTTTAGTGTTTAGGGTAGAAATTAGAAAGCAGTAAGAATGAAATTGTTTCAACTTTACGCCAAGCATGTTCTTACTTACCTTGCAGTATTACCATCATATGCTTATATATACTGCATATCATCTCTATATATGCTTATTATGACTCTATTGCCCTCCCCACTCTGGCGGTGACGCGCGGGGGCACGGACCCCTCCTCCAGCGGCGGCGTGGAGCAGGTGGTGCGGCCTCTCCTCTGGCGTCATCCTGAGGCCCTCCTTTTGCTCCTCACCAACCCCacagccccagccgcccgaccCTCTCCCGGTGGCGCGGTGCCTGACCCTCTCTAGCAGCGGTGTCGCACGGGAACCAATGTGAGGCTATGAGGACGGCGGCATCGAGGGCTGTGTGTCTGGAGTAGGGCGGGGGCAATGGTGGATTGGGCTTGGCGGGCACATCGAtgggctttttattttttctaatttATTTACCGAGGGGGGCAAGCAAGTGCCTCCGTTAATGCTTGATTAACGGTGACTTTCTATTGGAGGCGTTTATCTTGCCTGCCTCGGAAAATCCTTTTTGCCCACCTTAGAAAAagaattctgtagtagtgaatgGCACTAGTTAGGCCACTTCTAGGGCACTTGGCCCATATGAATATGGCATGTCCCAATATCCCGTTTAACCAAAGTGTCTGACCAGTATTGGTCGCTAtgtttacatctacttttggtTTTCATTGCCAGGAAACAATCTCTCAATATTACTGCACACATGTGTGGTGTTTGTCAGTACAAAAATATTAGATTTGTAACATAGGGATATACTAGTTGGTGAGTAATTAAGAAAGTGTGCATATATCATGTTGTTCCATTGAAGAAACAACCAATCTCTTTTTGTATTTTGCTATTACAATTTTTATTCCGAATGATTACACAATTGTAGTTATATTCCCGCACTCCGAGTACATAGACCTAATCTGAGTCCAAACAGGATAACTTTTATTGTTTAGAGTAGAAATTAGAAAGCAGTAAGAATGAAATTGTTTCAACTTTACGCCAAGCATGTTCTTACTTTCCTTGCAGTATTACCATCATATGCTTATATATACTGCATATCATCTCTATATATGCTTATCATGACTCTATTGCCGCAAACATATAGGTACCTCATTGTTATCGATGATATATGGGATACAAAACCATGGGAGATGATACGATGTGCTCTACCAGAGAACGGCCAGAAAAGTAGAGTACTCACAACTACCCGCATAATTGATGTTGCTGAGCATGTTGGTGGTTGCTATAGGATGAAACATCTTACTGACAAGAGCTCTAAAATCTTATTCTATGGTCGAATATTTGGCTCTATAGGCAATTGTCCTCAACAATTTTCTGATATATCTGAAAAAGTTTTGAAGAAATGTGGAGGTGTTCCATTAGCTATTGTTACCATATCAAGCTTGCTGGCTAATAAGACAAGAAGTATTAATGAGTGGTCCAATGTGTGTGATGCAATTGGTGCCGGAGTAGGAAACAATCCCGGTATGGACAACATGAGGAAGATATTGCTGCTTAGCTATTATGATCTAACTCCTCAACTGAAGACATGCTTACTGTATCTAAGTATATTTCCTGAAGATTATGAGTTTCGAAAAACTACATTGATTTTGAGGTGGATAGCTGAAGGATTTGTCCAACTAGAAGATGGGAGGCAAAGCTTATTTGAGGTTGGA is a window from the Sorghum bicolor cultivar BTx623 chromosome 5, Sorghum_bicolor_NCBIv3, whole genome shotgun sequence genome containing:
- the LOC8076340 gene encoding putative disease resistance RPP13-like protein 3 isoform X1, translating into MEFATGALGTLLPKLGQLLQDEYNLQKGVKKDIQFVRKELESMHAALRDVGEVPQEQLKEVIRIWARDVRELSYDMEDIVDTFLVRVQGSEPPSKRSVKRFVKKMTSIVSNAKTRHDIGQEIKDIKERVKDVAERRDRYKVDAITPTKTSVDPRITALYTKAASLVGIDKPREELISMLTKEDGGESSVEERIVSIVGFGGLGKTTLARAVYDKIKQQYNCTAFVSVSRDPDIIKILKDLLYELDRNEYMGIHNTALGQHHLTDLVQEFLKNKRYLIVIDDIWDTKPWEMIRCALPENGQKSRVLTTTRIIDVAEHVGGCYRMKHLTDKSSKILFYGRIFGSIGNCPQQFSDISEKVLKKCGGVPLAIVTISSLLANKTRSINEWSNVCDAIGAGVGNNPGMDNMRKILLLSYYDLTPQLKTCLLYLSIFPEDYEFRKTTLILRWIAEGFVQLEDGRQSLFEVGQSYYHELLNRCLIQPGDSEGDDLSPLRCRVHDMVLDLICSLSRDESFATTVYGDCRQITSSENKVRRLSIHNASWPTMNMSKLRSLTISNSAIINSMPPFLCYHLLRVLDFEKCNLKDHTSLEFLCKLFHLRFLSLVDTGYAGEVPREIGNLQFLQTFYFSGTYIKQVPLSILGMRQLMCLAVGMNTRLPTSGLRNLSSLELLRMNVDSAYIAEELGHLTQLRVLMVVLRKDKEGRWDERICRVLVGSLSKLHKIQTLQVEISDDVEVHLEGSVDSPWNLSHLVIFGTSRLPTWIDHTSFQLLSQLCIKVGQVGREDIHVLGRLKALRVLHLGMVGAKQVFERFMISADAFPCVTRCVFSGFSTVPSMFPPGAMPSLQRFCFDIRLEDFGDDSGFTVDDLALCHLPSLQRVWVCLDGERARDIKDVAMKALTKEAHAHPNHPDIDVGINGQWSQLCR
- the LOC8076340 gene encoding putative disease resistance RPP13-like protein 3 isoform X2 — protein: MEFATGALGTLLPKLGQLLQDEYNLQKGVKKDIQFVRKELESMHAALRDVGEVPQEQLKEVIRIWARDVRELSYDMEDIVDTFLVRVQGSEPPSKRSVKRFVKKMTSIVSNAKTRHDIGQEIKDIKERVKDVAERRDRYKVDAITPTKTSVDPRITALYTKAASLVGIDKPREELISMLTKEDGGESSVEERIVSIVGFGGLGKTTLARAVYDKIKQQYNCTAFVSVSRDPDIIKILKDLLYELDRNEYMGIHNTALGQHHLTDLVQEFLKNKRYLIVIDDIWDTKPWEMIRCALPENGQKSRVLTTTRIIDVAEHVGGCYRMKHLTDKSSKILFYGRIFGSIGNCPQQFSDISEKVLKKCGGVPLAIVTISSLLANKTRSINEWSNVCDAIGAGVGNNPGMDNMRKILLLSYYDLTPQLKTCLLYLSIFPEDYEFRKTTLILRWIAEGFVQLEDGRQSLFEVGQSYYHELLNRCLIQPGDSEGDDLSPLRCRVHDMVLDLICSLSRDESFATTVYGDCRQITSSENKVMEGCTH